From ANME-2 cluster archaeon, one genomic window encodes:
- a CDS encoding sarcinarray family MAST domain-containing protein, which translates to MKLVNKIMLLFVLIYLTCNVSAFENELANGSVYFNDKKCTVYDAELKVGEPATIKAVVYLKKNVDVSTALSASGFGYKNVDQPFEVIKGSSEFTDTAREFDHNAGETVTFEWIVRPTDEAAGWTIPLNIAFTFYDRDEKEGYPFKFTAANIVVHNEHYSGPTPTRTAADPSSTDQPPSQGSPGFGAAGALLGIALVVMARRS; encoded by the coding sequence ATGAAATTAGTTAATAAAATAATGTTGTTATTTGTGTTGATTTACTTAACTTGTAATGTTAGTGCTTTTGAAAATGAGTTGGCCAATGGCTCAGTATATTTTAATGACAAAAAATGTACAGTTTATGATGCTGAATTAAAAGTGGGCGAGCCAGCCACTATTAAAGCAGTAGTATACCTTAAAAAAAACGTTGATGTTTCCACAGCCCTTTCAGCTTCAGGTTTTGGTTATAAAAATGTAGATCAACCATTTGAAGTGATTAAAGGTTCAAGTGAATTTACTGATACTGCCAGGGAATTTGATCATAACGCAGGTGAAACAGTTACTTTCGAATGGATTGTGCGGCCAACAGATGAAGCCGCAGGATGGACTATTCCGTTAAATATTGCTTTTACCTTCTATGATCGAGATGAGAAAGAAGGCTATCCATTTAAATTCACAGCAGCCAATATCGTGGTCCATAATGAACACTACTCTGGCCCCACCCCCACCCGCACTGCCGCCGACCCCTCATCCACTGACCAGCCCCCATCACAGGGATCGCCAGGGTTTGGGGCGGCGGGTGCGCTGCTTGGAATTGCGCTTGTGGTGATGGCAAGACGGAGCTGA